The proteins below are encoded in one region of Alosa sapidissima isolate fAloSap1 chromosome 24, fAloSap1.pri, whole genome shotgun sequence:
- the nog2 gene encoding noggin-2 produces the protein MGCSLQMLLPLLLLTLLSAHLGSCQHYLPHYRLRPSPSDHLPVPGLHEDPDPEYDPREQDLVERTLRKKLGSNFDPNFMSISAPAQLNLSHTQLELRVHGPMPNEIKKLDLSETPYGKRVKVGKKARRKFLQWLWTYTHCPVVYAWKDLGVRFWPRYIKEANCFSERSCSFPEGMFCKPVKSITKTFLRWYCQGFLRQKYCTWIPVQYPIISECKCQC, from the coding sequence ATGGGCTGCTCCCTCCAgatgctgctgccgctgctgctgctgacactACTGTCTGCTCACCTGGGCTCTTGCCAGCATTACCTGCCGCATTATCGACTCAGGCCATCCCCAAGCGACCATCTCCCAGTACCAGGCCTGCATGAGGACCCAGACCCAGAGTACGACCCGCGCGAACAGGACTTGGTGGAAAGGACACTGCGGAAAAAGCTTGGAAGCAACTTTGACCCTAACTTCATGTCCATCAGCGCGCCAGCGCAGCTCAACCTCTCACACACGCAGCTCGAGCTGCGTGTACACGGCCCGATGCCAAACGAAATAAAAAAGCTGGACCTGTCTGAGACGCCATATGGCAAACGGGTCAAAGTGGGCAAGAAGGCCCGACGGAAGTTCTTGCAGTGGTTGTGGACGTACACGCACTGTCCAGTGGTGTACGCATGGAAAGACCTGGGCGTGCGCTTCTGGCCGCGCTACATCAAAGAAGCGAACTGCTTCAGCGAGCGCTCGTGCTCGTTCCCAGAGGGCATGTTCTGCAAACCGGTGAAATCCATCACCAAGACCTTCCTCCGATGGTACTGCCAAGGGTTCCTGCGGCAAAAATACTGCACGTGGATACCGGTGCAATACCCGATCATCTCCGAGTGCAAGTGCCAATGCTGA